The genomic interval CACTTCGCGGCGGAGATCGCCCTCGACCTTGTAGTTGCGCTCAATCTCTTCGCGCAACCGAACGACTTCGTCCTCGGTGAGATCCCGGACGCGCTTGTTCGGATCAATGCCCGTGGCCGCGAGGATCTTGTTGGACGTCGTGCGGCCGATGCCGTAAATGTACGTCAGTCCGATCTCGACGCGCTTATCGCGCGGCAAGTCGACGCCGGCAATACGTGCCATGTACAGACTGCACCTCCAATGTGCTTCGTCCGCGCTGGGCTTGTACAGGACCGCGCCTCGCGCGCTCTGCCGAGTCCAGCGACTCCATCAGTGATTTGTATGCAAACACGAAGACAGTCCCTTCACGCTCACCCGCGGGCGCATGTGCGATGCGGCCGCAGGCCGCGTGGAAGGACCAGCCGCGCTGTCTTCGTGGAAGCCCCGAACTTATCCCGCCGTGGCGGTTCCCATGGTCAGCCCTGGCGCTGCTTGTGTTTTGGGTTCTCGCAGATCACCATCACGTTGCCCTTGC from Alicyclobacillus acidocaldarius subsp. acidocaldarius DSM 446 carries:
- the rpsM gene encoding 30S ribosomal protein S13, yielding MARIAGVDLPRDKRVEIGLTYIYGIGRTTSNKILAATGIDPNKRVRDLTEDEVVRLREEIERNYKVEGDLRREVAMNIKRLIDIGCYRGIRHRRGLPVRGQRTKTNARTRKGPRRTVAGKKK
- the rpmJ gene encoding 50S ribosomal protein L36, whose amino-acid sequence is MKVRPSVKPMCEKCKVIRRKGNVMVICENPKHKQRQG